A single window of Microcoleus sp. FACHB-68 DNA harbors:
- a CDS encoding serpin family protein, with protein MKQLLGARNKAAAHGKWKNETKWLRAGFTLDLAKKQQQKSTGKIKFLLLPFYLLSLTSALAFSVDIQPSRCEDAVNTGFLAALPPEAGSVVNSNTGFALDLYKHLRQEVYRQNGGQEGNLFFSPYSLSTGLAMTYAGARGQTAAQMAQALHFSLPPERLHPVFAALKANIETDSQQNYQLDIANRLWGQKGYNFLEAFLEITRNFYNATLEKVDFTSAPEEARTQINRWIAQKTHEKIKNLIPSGVLSSDTRLVLTNAIYFKAAWLSPFDPSKTKNEPFTTLDGQLVPVPMMHQAGQMFGYAEIDGLQVLELPFVDDRLSVVILLPQQVNGLLELERRLTPENLTKWLSSLSSEVPVSVSLPKFQLRSAFELKDILSKMGMPLAFSPNSDFSGMNGQKDLFISNVIHKTFADVNEAGAEADAATAITAATRGSGNAFKADHPFIFLIRDAESGSVLFLGRMVNPALVNY; from the coding sequence ATGAAGCAGCTTTTGGGCGCTAGAAATAAGGCGGCGGCGCATGGAAAGTGGAAGAATGAAACGAAATGGCTGAGAGCAGGCTTCACGCTCGATTTAGCTAAAAAACAACAACAAAAGTCAACAGGTAAAATCAAATTTTTACTTTTACCTTTTTACCTTTTATCTTTAACTTCCGCTTTGGCTTTCTCAGTTGATATTCAACCCAGCCGGTGCGAAGACGCTGTTAACACCGGCTTCCTCGCTGCACTTCCCCCAGAAGCCGGCAGTGTGGTGAACAGCAACACCGGCTTTGCGCTTGACCTCTACAAGCATCTGCGTCAGGAGGTTTATAGGCAGAATGGGGGGCAAGAAGGAAACTTATTTTTCTCACCTTACAGCCTCTCAACCGGGCTAGCCATGACTTATGCCGGCGCGAGGGGCCAGACAGCAGCCCAAATGGCCCAAGCGCTGCACTTTAGCCTCCCACCCGAACGTCTGCACCCAGTTTTTGCGGCACTCAAGGCCAATATAGAGACTGACAGCCAGCAGAATTATCAGCTAGACATCGCGAACCGGCTTTGGGGCCAAAAAGGGTATAACTTCTTAGAAGCATTTCTGGAAATTACCCGAAATTTCTATAACGCAACCTTAGAAAAAGTAGACTTCACAAGTGCGCCAGAGGAAGCCCGAACTCAGATCAATCGATGGATCGCGCAAAAAACCCACGAAAAGATTAAGAATCTCATTCCTTCTGGCGTCCTCTCCTCAGATACGCGCCTGGTACTCACCAACGCTATCTACTTTAAAGCCGCATGGCTTAGCCCATTTGACCCTAGTAAAACCAAAAACGAGCCGTTTACCACCTTGGACGGGCAACTGGTGCCGGTGCCGATGATGCACCAAGCCGGCCAAATGTTTGGCTATGCAGAAATTGACGGCTTGCAAGTGCTGGAACTTCCCTTTGTGGATGACCGGCTATCTGTGGTAATTCTTTTACCGCAACAAGTCAATGGGCTGCTTGAGTTGGAGCGAAGATTAACTCCAGAAAACTTGACAAAATGGCTATCATCTCTATCGAGTGAGGTTCCAGTTTCCGTGTCGCTGCCCAAGTTCCAGCTGCGTTCAGCGTTTGAGCTAAAAGATATCCTTTCAAAAATGGGGATGCCGCTTGCCTTCTCCCCTAATTCCGACTTCTCCGGCATGAACGGACAGAAAGACCTGTTTATCTCAAATGTCATCCACAAGACGTTTGCAGACGTAAATGAGGCCGGCGCTGAAGCAGATGCGGCGACAGCCATTACAGCGGCGACAAGGGGCAGCGGAAATGCTTTTAAAGCCGATCACCCATTTATCTTCCTGATTCGAGATGCAGAGTCTGGCAGCGTTTTATTTCTCGGTCGCATGGTTAACCCAGCGTTAGTAAATTATTGA
- a CDS encoding sugar ABC transporter permease, with the protein MAPKSSQTPHQHLLDNEATAAWIFLAPALILLGVFVIWPIAYLFYLSFTTGSFTQAGIRLAGLRNYWRLLLSPDFWQVLFNTLYFTVATVIPSLVIPLALAVLLNRSFALRGFLRAAYFIPSITSLVAVGLGWRWLFQSEGPVNAFLNSLSIAPVPWLSSTIWAMPVLILLSIWKQLGFNLVVFLAGLQAIPLQRYEAAELDGAGPWQQFWYITLPGLRPTLVFATVTTAIFTLRSFEQVYVITGGGPLNSTNLLVYYIYEEAFTLFDFGYAAAAATVLLAVTLVLVYLQLRVWGEEGARE; encoded by the coding sequence ATGGCCCCGAAATCTTCCCAAACCCCCCACCAGCACTTACTTGATAATGAGGCGACAGCAGCCTGGATATTCTTAGCCCCCGCCCTCATCCTCCTAGGCGTTTTCGTCATTTGGCCCATCGCTTACCTGTTTTACCTCAGCTTCACCACCGGCAGTTTCACCCAAGCCGGCATCCGCTTAGCTGGGTTACGCAACTACTGGCGTTTGCTCCTGAGTCCCGACTTTTGGCAAGTTCTGTTTAACACCCTCTATTTCACCGTCGCCACCGTTATCCCCAGCCTCGTCATTCCCCTTGCACTCGCCGTATTGCTAAACCGTTCATTTGCCTTGCGGGGCTTCCTTCGCGCCGCTTATTTCATCCCCTCTATCACCTCTCTCGTTGCAGTTGGCTTAGGGTGGCGGTGGCTATTTCAAAGTGAAGGGCCGGTTAACGCTTTCTTGAATTCTCTTAGCATCGCTCCAGTGCCTTGGTTAAGCAGTACAATATGGGCAATGCCGGTGTTAATTTTATTAAGTATTTGGAAGCAGTTAGGTTTCAACTTGGTGGTGTTTTTAGCAGGGTTGCAAGCGATTCCCCTCCAACGTTATGAAGCCGCTGAACTTGACGGTGCCGGCCCTTGGCAACAGTTTTGGTATATTACCCTGCCGGGATTGCGGCCTACTCTCGTATTTGCCACCGTCACCACAGCCATTTTCACCCTACGAAGCTTTGAGCAAGTTTACGTGATCACCGGCGGCGGCCCGTTGAACTCCACTAACCTGTTGGTTTACTACATTTACGAAGAAGCCTTTACCCTATTTGATTTTGGGTATGCCGCTGCTGCTGCAACCGTGTTGCTAGCAGTAACGCTGGTGCTAGTCTATCTGCAACTGCGAGTTTGGGGTGAGGAAGGGGCTAGGGAATAG
- the purN gene encoding phosphoribosylglycinamide formyltransferase yields MTTDQAQSTPSFISPAIHPNLMAEYPPAGSPLKLGVMASGSGTNFEVVAQAIADGKLNAKIQVLIYNNPGAKVIARAEKFGIPAILLNHREYKQREDLDSKIVETLQQYDVDWVIMAGWMRVVTQVLVDAFPDRMINIHPSLLPSFPGLRGVEQALEAGVKVAGCTVHFVRLEVDSGPIIMQAAVPVLSNDTSESLHARIQVQEHKILPQAIALAAAQRAGLMLNC; encoded by the coding sequence ATGACTACCGATCAGGCACAATCAACTCCTAGCTTTATTTCTCCTGCCATTCATCCTAATCTCATGGCAGAATATCCTCCAGCCGGCTCTCCGTTAAAGTTGGGAGTGATGGCGTCTGGAAGTGGCACAAATTTTGAAGTCGTTGCTCAAGCAATTGCCGATGGCAAGCTTAACGCTAAAATTCAAGTTTTGATTTACAATAATCCCGGCGCTAAAGTGATTGCCAGAGCAGAAAAATTTGGCATCCCGGCAATTCTCCTCAATCATCGTGAGTACAAGCAACGAGAAGATTTAGACAGCAAAATTGTTGAGACGTTGCAGCAATATGATGTGGACTGGGTAATTATGGCCGGCTGGATGCGCGTCGTCACTCAAGTTTTAGTGGATGCTTTTCCCGACCGCATGATTAATATTCACCCCAGTTTATTACCCAGTTTTCCAGGGCTTCGAGGCGTTGAGCAAGCATTGGAAGCGGGGGTAAAAGTTGCAGGATGTACGGTTCACTTTGTACGGTTAGAAGTAGACAGTGGGCCAATTATTATGCAAGCTGCGGTGCCGGTTTTATCGAATGATACATCCGAAAGCCTGCACGCTCGGATTCAAGTTCAAGAACACAAAATTCTGCCTCAAGCAATCGCACTCGCTGCCGCGCAACGTGCCGGTTTAATGTTGAATTGTTGA
- a CDS encoding aspartyl protease family protein — MGAVRIQVKLTNAIDEALVSRGLLAPDLLRECDTPALVDTGALSLVIPARIVGRLGLRIRGQRMVQYADGREESVGATEPVIIDCQGRQTVGEALVTGDEVLIGQVVLEQLDFLVDCKNQRLIPNPANPNYPVAMIK; from the coding sequence ATGGGCGCAGTTCGGATTCAGGTGAAGCTAACAAATGCAATCGATGAAGCATTAGTGAGTCGGGGTTTGCTTGCGCCCGATCTGCTACGTGAGTGCGACACACCGGCACTCGTTGATACAGGCGCATTATCCCTCGTAATTCCAGCACGGATCGTGGGGCGACTTGGCTTGCGAATTCGGGGACAGCGCATGGTACAGTATGCTGATGGACGCGAGGAATCTGTGGGAGCCACAGAACCTGTCATCATTGATTGTCAGGGGCGTCAAACTGTAGGAGAGGCATTGGTAACGGGTGACGAGGTGCTAATTGGGCAGGTTGTTTTAGAGCAATTAGATTTTTTAGTTGATTGTAAAAATCAGCGATTAATCCCAAATCCAGCCAATCCGAATTATCCAGTCGCGATGATTAAGTAA
- a CDS encoding DUF3326 domain-containing protein yields the protein MNKRPYTVVLIVPTGIGAAIGGYAGDSLPVARAMSQVCDRLITHPNVLNGAQLYWPCENAFYVEGYGLDKFAAGCWGLRSVHQNRVGLILDQGIEPELRLRHLQAADATRATLGLNLTDYVVTDAPLEVELRTSAAGASWGTIGNPGSLLRAADVLISQARADAIAVVARFPDDPGSEALQQYRHGEGVDPLAGAEAVISHLVVRTFQIPCAHAPALSPLPLDPHLSPRSAAEELGYTFLPCVLVGLSRAPQFVITRSGHCQATDVWADEVDAVVIPATAAGGSAVMSLSRLPKTQIIAVSENTTTMQVSPEQLGIKAVRVNSYLEALGVIVADRAGVSAAALSPTISPLNCLECRDRG from the coding sequence TTGAACAAGCGTCCTTACACGGTTGTATTGATTGTGCCCACCGGCATTGGGGCGGCGATTGGGGGTTATGCCGGCGATTCGTTGCCGGTAGCCAGAGCAATGTCGCAAGTTTGTGATCGCTTGATCACTCACCCCAACGTGCTTAATGGCGCTCAATTGTACTGGCCTTGTGAGAACGCTTTTTATGTAGAAGGTTATGGACTTGACAAATTTGCCGCAGGATGCTGGGGGTTGAGATCCGTCCATCAAAACCGGGTGGGTTTAATTCTCGATCAAGGCATTGAACCTGAGTTGCGGTTGCGACATTTGCAAGCAGCAGACGCCACCAGAGCGACTTTGGGGCTGAATTTAACCGATTATGTGGTGACAGATGCCCCCTTAGAAGTGGAATTGCGAACCTCGGCAGCCGGCGCGAGTTGGGGCACGATAGGCAATCCAGGCAGTTTGTTGCGGGCGGCTGATGTGCTAATTTCCCAAGCCAGAGCTGATGCAATTGCTGTGGTGGCGAGGTTCCCCGATGATCCGGGAAGTGAAGCGTTGCAACAATACCGTCATGGTGAGGGAGTTGATCCCCTTGCCGGCGCGGAAGCGGTGATCAGTCATCTTGTCGTGCGAACCTTTCAAATTCCCTGCGCCCACGCGCCGGCACTCTCACCGCTTCCCCTCGATCCGCACCTATCCCCCCGATCTGCTGCGGAGGAGTTGGGTTATACATTCCTTCCCTGCGTTTTGGTTGGGCTGAGTCGTGCGCCTCAGTTTGTTATTACAAGGTCAGGTCATTGTCAAGCAACAGATGTCTGGGCTGATGAAGTTGACGCTGTGGTGATCCCGGCAACGGCTGCCGGTGGCAGTGCGGTGATGAGTTTAAGCCGGCTTCCCAAAACACAAATCATTGCAGTTAGTGAAAATACAACCACGATGCAAGTTTCTCCCGAACAGTTGGGAATTAAAGCAGTGCGGGTTAATTCTTATTTAGAAGCGCTGGGTGTCATAGTCGCCGATCGTGCCGGTGTGAGTGCGGCAGCACTCAGCCCAACAATCTCACCGTTAAATTGCCTAGAATGCAGAGACAGGGGTTAG
- a CDS encoding heavy-metal-associated domain-containing protein, giving the protein MTLQLKVPNMACSACVKTITKAVTAIDPTAKVDADTKTKQVNIETQQSEAEVKKVMTAAGYPVA; this is encoded by the coding sequence ATGACACTACAACTAAAAGTCCCCAACATGGCTTGTTCTGCTTGTGTGAAAACCATTACCAAAGCAGTCACAGCAATTGACCCGACTGCCAAAGTCGATGCAGACACCAAAACGAAGCAAGTCAACATTGAAACGCAACAGTCTGAGGCAGAAGTTAAGAAAGTAATGACTGCTGCCGGCTATCCAGTTGCTTAA
- a CDS encoding heavy metal translocating P-type ATPase, with amino-acid sequence MDTITLKLRGMSCASCASAIEEAIKSVPGVVECQVNFAMEQTTIEYDSNQTNLTQIQQAVDDAGYSALPVQEQELVTGEDDAEKAARLAESQDLQRKILVGGIISVVLVLGSLPAMLGLNLPLIPAWLHNPWLQLLLTLPVQFWGGKSFYVNAWKALKRHTATMDTLVALGTSAAFFYSVFATIFPRFFTSQGLMPDVYYEPAAVIITLILLGRHLENRARGQTSDAIRQLIGLQAKTARLIRDNQEFDVPIEEVKIGDVVLVRPGEKIPVDGEIIEGYSTIDEAMVTGESVPVKKQPADEVIGSTINKTGSFKFRATRVGKDTVLAQVVKLVQQAQGSKAPIQRLADQVTRWFVPAVIAIAIATFIIWFNVMGNLTLATIATVGVLIIACPCALGLATPTSVMVGTGKGAENGILIKDAASLELAHTIQTIVLDKTGTLTQGKPTVTDFVTVSGTANQNELKLLRLAASVERNSEHPIAEAVVRYAKSQEVTLTNVEDFEAIAGSGVQGIVSGRLVQIGTQRWMEELGINTKSLEQHQVIWEASGTTVIWIAIDEEIEGIMAIADALKPSSPGVVRALQKLGLEVVMLTGDNWQTAEAIAGEVGIKRVFAQVRPDQKAAKIQAIQREGKVVAMVGDGINDAPALAQADVGIAIGTGTDVAIAASDITLISGDLQGIVTAIQLSHATIQNIRQNLFFAFIYNVAGIPIAAGVLFPVFGWLLNPIIAGAAMAFSSVSVVTNALRLRNFKPKFTL; translated from the coding sequence ATGGATACTATCACCCTCAAATTACGTGGCATGAGCTGTGCCTCTTGTGCTTCTGCGATTGAAGAGGCAATTAAATCTGTTCCTGGCGTGGTTGAATGTCAGGTTAATTTTGCTATGGAACAGACAACGATTGAATATGATTCAAACCAAACTAACTTAACGCAAATTCAGCAGGCTGTTGATGATGCGGGATACAGTGCGCTGCCGGTTCAAGAGCAGGAATTGGTAACGGGAGAAGATGATGCTGAAAAAGCTGCTCGTTTGGCAGAATCACAAGACTTGCAGCGCAAAATTCTAGTAGGAGGAATTATCAGTGTTGTGCTTGTTTTGGGTTCGCTGCCGGCAATGTTGGGTTTAAATTTGCCCTTAATCCCAGCGTGGCTACATAATCCTTGGTTACAGCTATTGTTAACCTTGCCGGTGCAATTTTGGGGCGGAAAATCGTTTTATGTCAATGCTTGGAAAGCCTTAAAACGTCATACTGCAACGATGGATACTTTGGTTGCATTGGGAACGAGTGCGGCATTCTTTTATTCAGTGTTTGCCACAATTTTCCCAAGATTCTTTACATCTCAGGGATTAATGCCTGATGTTTACTATGAACCGGCAGCCGTGATTATTACCTTAATTCTGCTAGGCCGGCATCTAGAAAATCGCGCTAGGGGTCAAACTTCTGATGCGATTCGTCAATTGATTGGTTTGCAAGCAAAAACAGCTCGTTTAATTCGAGATAATCAAGAATTTGATGTTCCCATTGAAGAAGTCAAAATTGGGGATGTTGTTCTGGTACGTCCAGGTGAAAAAATTCCGGTAGATGGGGAAATTATTGAAGGCTATTCCACAATTGATGAAGCGATGGTGACGGGAGAAAGTGTGCCAGTTAAAAAGCAGCCTGCAGATGAGGTGATTGGATCTACGATTAACAAAACCGGCAGCTTTAAGTTTCGCGCTACACGAGTTGGAAAAGATACCGTTTTGGCTCAAGTTGTTAAATTGGTGCAACAAGCACAAGGTTCTAAAGCGCCAATTCAACGATTAGCAGATCAAGTGACGCGATGGTTTGTGCCGGCAGTCATTGCCATCGCCATCGCAACGTTTATTATCTGGTTTAATGTGATGGGTAATTTAACGTTAGCCACCATCGCTACGGTGGGTGTGTTAATTATTGCTTGTCCCTGTGCTTTAGGTTTGGCAACACCTACTTCTGTGATGGTGGGAACCGGCAAGGGTGCGGAAAATGGCATTTTAATTAAAGATGCCGCAAGTTTAGAATTAGCTCACACAATCCAAACCATTGTATTAGATAAAACCGGAACGCTTACCCAAGGTAAACCAACAGTTACGGATTTTGTCACTGTTAGTGGAACTGCCAATCAAAATGAGTTAAAACTCTTGCGCTTGGCTGCCTCTGTAGAGCGAAACTCAGAACATCCAATTGCTGAAGCAGTGGTTCGTTATGCCAAATCTCAGGAAGTTACGTTAACCAATGTAGAGGATTTTGAAGCAATTGCCGGCAGTGGGGTTCAGGGAATCGTATCAGGCCGGCTTGTGCAAATTGGCACTCAGCGATGGATGGAAGAGTTAGGAATTAATACGAAATCTCTTGAACAACATCAAGTAATTTGGGAAGCCAGCGGAACCACAGTTATTTGGATTGCGATAGATGAAGAAATTGAGGGAATAATGGCAATTGCCGACGCACTTAAACCTTCATCACCTGGCGTTGTAAGAGCTTTGCAAAAGTTAGGTTTGGAAGTTGTCATGCTAACTGGAGATAACTGGCAGACAGCAGAAGCGATTGCCGGTGAAGTGGGGATAAAGCGCGTTTTTGCACAGGTTAGACCTGATCAAAAAGCGGCTAAAATCCAGGCAATTCAAAGAGAAGGAAAAGTTGTGGCAATGGTGGGAGATGGAATTAATGATGCGCCGGCTTTAGCTCAAGCTGATGTAGGAATTGCGATTGGAACGGGGACAGATGTGGCAATTGCTGCCAGTGATATTACGCTAATCTCTGGAGATTTGCAAGGGATTGTAACTGCAATTCAACTTAGCCATGCCACAATTCAAAATATTCGCCAAAATCTGTTTTTCGCCTTTATCTATAATGTGGCCGGTATCCCCATTGCGGCTGGAGTCTTATTCCCCGTATTTGGCTGGTTACTCAATCCGATTATTGCAGGAGCGGCAATGGCTTTTAGTTCGGTATCTGTGGTTACAAATGCCTTGCGTTTACGCAACTTTAAACCGAAATTCACTTTGTAA
- the ccsB gene encoding c-type cytochrome biogenesis protein CcsB, translated as MDLVALQNGLDNISFAVLFATMLIYWGGAAFPGIPYLPALGTAGMASANLCIAALLGARWIEAGYFPLSNLYESLFFLAWGMTTIHLIAENMSRSRLVGVVTAPVAMAITAFAAITLPSGMQSAEPLVPALKSNWLMMHVSVMMLSYSALMVGSLLAISFLVVTGGQNIELRGSSVGTGGFRNNQYRLRKAGEEIAPQPVEPMSVAGFADSNGNGKTAVLEMVQTLPVQNSTSNLPNSEPLSPQRLSLAEILDNISYRIIGLGFPLLTIGIIAGAVWANEAWGSYWSWDPKETWALITWLVFAAYLHARITKGWQGRKPALLAATGFVVVWVCYLGVNLLGKGLHSYGWFF; from the coding sequence ATGGATTTAGTCGCACTGCAAAACGGGTTGGATAATATCTCGTTTGCCGTTTTATTCGCTACGATGCTGATTTATTGGGGAGGGGCAGCGTTTCCGGGAATTCCCTATCTGCCGGCGCTGGGAACTGCTGGCATGGCAAGCGCAAACCTCTGCATTGCCGCTTTGCTGGGAGCACGCTGGATAGAAGCGGGCTACTTCCCCTTAAGCAATCTGTATGAGTCCCTATTTTTCTTGGCATGGGGAATGACCACCATCCATCTGATTGCTGAAAATATGAGCCGCAGCCGGCTGGTGGGTGTGGTAACAGCGCCGGTGGCGATGGCGATCACCGCGTTTGCTGCTATCACCTTGCCCTCAGGAATGCAGTCGGCAGAACCGCTAGTGCCGGCACTCAAATCAAACTGGCTGATGATGCACGTTAGCGTCATGATGCTCAGTTATTCCGCGCTGATGGTAGGTTCACTGTTGGCGATCTCTTTCTTAGTTGTCACCGGCGGACAAAATATTGAGCTGCGAGGCAGTTCCGTTGGCACCGGCGGCTTCCGCAATAATCAATATCGCTTGCGAAAAGCCGGCGAGGAAATTGCGCCTCAGCCGGTTGAACCAATGTCGGTTGCCGGTTTTGCTGATAGCAATGGCAACGGTAAAACAGCGGTTTTGGAGATGGTGCAAACCTTGCCGGTTCAAAATTCAACATCCAATCTTCCCAATTCTGAACCGCTTTCGCCCCAACGCCTCAGCCTTGCAGAAATTCTCGATAACATCAGCTATCGGATTATCGGGTTAGGATTTCCGCTGCTAACGATTGGAATTATTGCCGGCGCTGTCTGGGCAAATGAAGCTTGGGGTTCTTACTGGAGTTGGGACCCTAAAGAAACCTGGGCATTAATTACCTGGCTCGTATTTGCCGCTTATCTCCACGCCCGAATCACCAAAGGCTGGCAAGGACGCAAGCCGGCACTTTTAGCCGCCACCGGCTTTGTCGTTGTTTGGGTTTGCTATCTCGGCGTCAATTTGTTAGGCAAAGGCTTACACTCATACGGCTGGTTTTTCTAA
- a CDS encoding cupredoxin domain-containing protein has translation MLNQKLIWGSVAGIGFLLSGVSGVNAAETHPKQTARFQAIEQPLAAKAGVTLGGLGLIGLELWWFVFSKSKSRQADSNQGVQEVTITVDGGYEPARVIVSAGKLVRLNFMRRDPSSCLEKVVLPDFQISEDLALNRVTSVEFTPKQPGNYAFTCGMNMFRGVIEVQNEGV, from the coding sequence ATGTTGAATCAAAAACTGATTTGGGGAAGTGTTGCCGGTATCGGATTTTTGCTCTCGGGAGTATCCGGAGTTAACGCTGCTGAAACGCACCCGAAGCAGACGGCTCGATTTCAAGCCATTGAGCAACCTTTAGCAGCGAAAGCCGGTGTAACCTTGGGAGGTTTGGGATTAATTGGTTTGGAGTTATGGTGGTTTGTTTTCAGTAAAAGTAAAAGCCGGCAAGCTGATTCTAATCAAGGAGTTCAGGAAGTAACAATTACAGTAGATGGTGGCTATGAACCGGCTCGTGTGATTGTTAGTGCCGGCAAACTTGTTCGGCTTAATTTTATGCGCCGTGATCCGAGTAGCTGTTTGGAAAAAGTCGTGTTACCTGATTTCCAGATTTCTGAAGATTTAGCACTTAATCGCGTGACTTCTGTAGAATTTACACCGAAACAACCCGGAAATTACGCTTTTACTTGTGGCATGAATATGTTTCGCGGGGTCATAGAAGTGCAAAATGAAGGAGTTTAA
- a CDS encoding CPBP family intramembrane glutamic endopeptidase: MTEPLPKQPEIEPLTRIEILGYMGVTAVLLLVLAKLWQHFRDISLLPLSWAGMALPWGLAVGMGISVASSIIYRLWPAYRHSANYYLALILKPLQWPDLIWLGLLPGLSEELLFRGVMLSDLGLNTVALLVSSVFFGLLHFSGPQHWPYVVWATVVGLILGYSALATGNLLVPIVAHVFTNLASGCLWKLGRLSGGSAGS; encoded by the coding sequence GTGACTGAACCACTTCCCAAGCAGCCAGAGATCGAACCCCTAACACGTATCGAAATTTTAGGTTACATGGGGGTGACAGCCGTTCTATTGCTCGTGCTGGCTAAGCTTTGGCAACACTTTAGAGACATTTCCCTGCTTCCCCTCAGTTGGGCCGGCATGGCGTTACCTTGGGGATTGGCGGTTGGTATGGGGATCTCGGTTGCCAGTTCCATCATTTATCGCCTGTGGCCGGCATATCGGCACAGTGCGAATTATTACCTAGCTTTAATCCTCAAACCTTTGCAGTGGCCAGATTTAATTTGGCTGGGACTGTTGCCAGGTTTGAGTGAAGAACTTTTATTTCGCGGCGTGATGTTATCGGATTTGGGATTAAATACCGTTGCCTTACTTGTCTCCAGTGTATTTTTTGGCCTTTTACATTTCAGTGGCCCTCAACATTGGCCTTATGTTGTTTGGGCAACTGTTGTGGGGCTGATACTCGGATATAGTGCTTTAGCCACCGGCAATTTGTTAGTGCCGATTGTGGCTCATGTCTTTACGAATTTAGCGTCCGGTTGCCTTTGGAAATTAGGCCGGTTGAGTGGGGGCAGTGCCGGTTCATAA
- the tilS gene encoding tRNA lysidine(34) synthetase TilS: MPNWTPLHAQIHRLLRHRQLLPPNQRLLIAVSGGQDSLCLAQLLLDLQPKWGWQLGIAHCDHRWRPDSEANADHVQQLAATWQLPFHRQVAEEIPKSEAAARQWRYQVLSIIATQNQYQYILTGHTASDRAETLLYNLIRGAGADGLQALTWKRPLDAGVQLVRPLLEVTRIQTGKFCQEAGLEIWEDSTNQDRHYARNRIRNELLPYLQTHFNPQVEQALAQTAELLRSDVEYLEEVARKVLQESISQTHQEVNIKIAVNRHILRSYPLAIQRRVMRRLLEQVLAGAPSFEHIEKLTALISAPNRTRTDPFPGGAFAEVVGDLICIFEKTI, translated from the coding sequence ATGCCAAACTGGACACCCCTCCACGCCCAAATCCACCGACTACTCAGACACCGGCAGCTATTGCCACCCAATCAACGACTCCTCATAGCCGTCTCCGGCGGACAAGATTCCCTCTGTTTAGCCCAATTACTCCTAGACTTACAACCCAAGTGGGGGTGGCAATTAGGAATCGCCCACTGCGATCACCGCTGGCGTCCTGACTCCGAAGCCAATGCAGATCATGTCCAACAACTCGCCGCAACGTGGCAACTGCCATTTCACCGGCAAGTCGCAGAAGAGATTCCTAAAAGTGAAGCAGCAGCGCGGCAATGGCGATACCAAGTTTTATCTATCATTGCAACACAAAATCAATATCAATATATCCTCACCGGCCACACCGCCAGTGATCGCGCTGAAACCCTTCTTTACAACTTAATTCGCGGTGCCGGTGCTGATGGACTGCAAGCTTTAACCTGGAAACGCCCTTTAGATGCCGGTGTACAATTGGTGCGCCCCCTGTTAGAAGTCACCCGCATACAAACAGGTAAATTTTGTCAAGAGGCCGGCTTAGAAATTTGGGAAGATTCCACCAACCAAGACCGGCACTACGCCCGCAACCGCATCCGCAATGAATTGCTGCCTTACCTGCAAACCCACTTTAACCCGCAAGTCGAACAAGCCCTCGCCCAAACTGCTGAACTGTTGCGATCTGATGTCGAGTATTTAGAAGAAGTTGCCAGAAAAGTATTACAAGAATCTATTTCACAAACTCATCAAGAAGTCAATATAAAAATTGCAGTAAATCGCCACATTTTGCGCTCCTACCCCTTAGCGATTCAGCGTCGAGTCATGCGCCGGTTGCTGGAACAAGTCCTTGCCGGTGCGCCTAGCTTCGAGCATATAGAAAAGCTAACCGCGTTAATTTCTGCCCCTAACCGAACTCGCACTGATCCGTTTCCCGGTGGTGCATTTGCAGAAGTTGTCGGCGACTTGATTTGTATATTTGAAAAAACGATTTAA